The following coding sequences are from one Nonlabens arenilitoris window:
- the pepE gene encoding dipeptidase PepE, protein MRNMIVASTSTIHGSGYLQYLLEDLLAVFKEENITDLLFIPFARPGGISHDDYTQKVHHILQPHGINVTGIHTLENKEDALLKASAIFTGGGNTFQLVKTLHDLGLMTPLRKAIFNGTFYLGTSAGSNICGLNMRTTNDMPIVQPATFKTTGALGYNINPHYLDPIAGSTHMGETREQRIKEFHFYNAIPVVGLREGSYIRVKNEQEILHGLHTARIFLKDQAPFEVKNGYNFAQLV, encoded by the coding sequence ATGAGAAACATGATCGTCGCAAGCACATCTACCATACATGGCAGTGGTTACCTTCAATATTTGCTAGAAGATTTACTAGCTGTTTTTAAAGAAGAGAACATCACAGATTTATTATTCATTCCGTTTGCAAGGCCAGGTGGTATATCCCATGATGATTATACTCAAAAAGTACACCATATTTTACAACCACATGGAATTAACGTTACCGGTATACACACTCTAGAAAATAAGGAGGATGCATTGTTAAAGGCATCAGCAATTTTTACAGGTGGTGGCAATACCTTTCAACTGGTTAAAACTCTCCATGACCTAGGTTTAATGACTCCTTTAAGAAAAGCGATTTTTAATGGCACTTTTTATTTAGGAACTAGTGCTGGTAGTAATATTTGCGGTCTCAACATGCGCACAACAAATGATATGCCTATAGTACAACCAGCGACTTTTAAAACCACTGGTGCACTGGGATATAATATTAATCCTCATTATTTAGATCCTATTGCAGGTTCAACGCATATGGGAGAAACACGTGAACAACGTATAAAAGAATTTCACTTTTATAACGCCATTCCTGTTGTAGGTCTTAGAGAAGGTAGTTATATAAGAGTGAAAAATGAACAAGAAATTTTACATGGACTACATACAGCTCGCATATTCCTTAAGGATCAAGCGCCTTTTGAAGTGAAAAATGGATATAACTTTGCTCAATTAGTTTAA
- a CDS encoding GNAT family N-acetyltransferase translates to MILRFETDRLILRPFKESDAPYLFELNDDEEVMRYTGDIPFKDVEDARKFALDYINNPQGQIKKYHMGRLAVIRKEDRAFLGWTGLKYHQEGDFVDTGYRFMKKYWGNGYATEATRRVLQHAFNDHQLKVVEAHVHEHNYGSQKVAQRLNMKLDHRFLWSGTKPARCYKITNDEFRNS, encoded by the coding sequence ATGATACTAAGATTTGAGACAGATCGATTAATTCTAAGACCTTTTAAAGAGTCTGACGCACCCTATTTATTTGAACTTAATGACGATGAAGAGGTCATGCGTTACACAGGTGACATACCTTTTAAAGACGTAGAAGACGCACGCAAATTTGCTCTAGATTACATAAATAATCCTCAAGGCCAAATTAAAAAATACCATATGGGTAGACTGGCTGTGATACGTAAAGAAGATCGTGCATTTTTAGGGTGGACTGGACTCAAATATCATCAAGAAGGAGACTTTGTCGATACAGGCTATCGATTCATGAAAAAGTACTGGGGTAATGGTTATGCGACTGAAGCGACCAGACGTGTTTTACAACACGCTTTTAATGACCATCAATTAAAAGTCGTTGAAGCCCATGTACATGAACATAATTATGGCTCTCAAAAAGTTGCGCAACGATTAAATATGAAATTAGACCATCGCTTTTTATGGTCTGGAACAAAACCTGCACGATGCTATAAAATCACAAATGATGAATTTAGAAATTCGTAA
- a CDS encoding GNAT family N-acetyltransferase yields the protein MDFPIQHKQNDKRGIFYMKKDDNTVAELTYTLENEIMTIDHTEVNPSMEGNGLGSKLIEASYTFAKAENLKINPLCPFAEVVFDRHSDWSDTRV from the coding sequence ATGGACTTTCCTATTCAACATAAACAGAACGATAAAAGAGGAATCTTTTATATGAAAAAAGACGACAATACTGTTGCTGAACTAACTTATACCTTAGAAAATGAAATCATGACCATTGATCATACTGAAGTGAATCCAAGTATGGAAGGTAATGGATTAGGCAGCAAATTAATAGAGGCTAGTTACACTTTCGCGAAAGCGGAAAATCTAAAAATCAATCCGCTATGCCCATTTGCCGAAGTTGTTTTTGACAGACATAGCGACTGGAGCGATACCCGTGTATGA